One stretch of Candidatus Baltobacteraceae bacterium DNA includes these proteins:
- a CDS encoding DUF427 domain-containing protein gives MKAIWNGKVVAESNDTVEVEGNQYFPRTSVKSDYLKESPTHTTCPWKGVASYYTLDVDGKQNEDAVWYYPTPKDEAKMVTDRVAFWRGVEVVP, from the coding sequence GTGAAAGCGATCTGGAACGGCAAGGTCGTCGCCGAAAGCAACGATACGGTCGAAGTCGAGGGGAATCAGTATTTTCCGCGCACGTCGGTCAAAAGCGACTATCTCAAAGAATCACCGACGCACACGACCTGTCCGTGGAAGGGCGTTGCGAGCTATTACACGCTCGACGTCGACGGAAAGCAGAATGAAGACGCCGTGTGGTACTATCCGACGCCGAAAGACGAAGCAAAAATGGTTACCGATCGCGTCGCGTTTTGGCGCGGCGTCGAGGTTGTGCCGTAG
- the ribD gene encoding bifunctional diaminohydroxyphosphoribosylaminopyrimidine deaminase/5-amino-6-(5-phosphoribosylamino)uracil reductase RibD: MARRRGCAVAFNPYLARACELAQRGLGSTSPNPPVGAVIVRDGMTLGEGYHHVRGAPHAEVEALAAARAAGCDVRGATLYVSLEPCNHQGATPPCTDAIVAAGIARVTIGAADPNPKTNRAGIERLRASGIDVALVEDTWSRELIEQFRVSIRSPRPYVTLKMAASLDGYVAPKAGSHWLTGPQARERVRELRFWHDAVMVGAGTARVDDPQLTVRPPHARMHPYVRVIVCEEHAIPSSSRVFLGEQGYTRTILLAPSGARNEFGELESRAECIFVGPKNAGRLDIGEGLVALKAAGISSVLCEGGPTFAALLLAGGFVDRLVWLVAPVFLRNPQAVPALAGDVAGKLDDWRFESVERCGDDLLLTAKLSPDV, encoded by the coding sequence TTGGCGCGGCGTCGAGGTTGTGCCGTAGCCTTCAATCCGTATCTTGCGCGAGCATGCGAACTCGCGCAGCGCGGCCTCGGTAGTACCTCACCGAATCCGCCCGTCGGTGCCGTCATCGTGCGCGACGGCATGACGCTCGGCGAAGGCTATCATCACGTTCGTGGTGCGCCGCACGCCGAGGTCGAGGCGCTCGCGGCCGCACGTGCCGCCGGTTGCGACGTGCGTGGAGCAACGCTCTACGTTTCGCTGGAGCCATGTAACCATCAGGGCGCAACGCCGCCCTGCACGGATGCGATCGTCGCGGCCGGAATCGCGCGCGTTACGATCGGCGCCGCAGATCCGAATCCGAAAACGAATCGTGCGGGCATCGAGCGCTTGCGCGCGAGCGGCATCGACGTCGCGCTTGTCGAGGATACATGGTCACGCGAGCTGATCGAGCAATTTCGCGTGTCGATTCGTTCACCGCGTCCGTACGTTACGCTCAAAATGGCCGCGTCGCTGGACGGATATGTTGCGCCTAAAGCCGGCTCGCACTGGTTGACCGGACCGCAAGCGCGTGAGCGCGTTCGCGAGCTGCGTTTTTGGCATGATGCGGTCATGGTCGGAGCCGGCACGGCGCGCGTCGACGATCCGCAGCTCACCGTTCGTCCGCCGCACGCACGCATGCATCCCTACGTGCGCGTCATCGTTTGCGAGGAGCACGCGATTCCATCGAGCTCGCGCGTCTTTCTCGGGGAACAAGGATATACGCGCACGATTCTGCTTGCGCCGTCCGGTGCTCGTAACGAATTCGGCGAGCTCGAAAGCCGCGCCGAATGCATTTTCGTCGGGCCAAAGAACGCGGGGCGGCTCGATATCGGTGAAGGCCTCGTCGCCTTGAAGGCTGCGGGGATCTCGAGCGTCCTATGCGAGGGTGGACCGACGTTCGCCGCGTTGCTGCTTGCGGGGGGGTTCGTTGACCGGCTGGTGTGGCTCGTCGCGCCGGTGTTCTTGCGGAATCCGCAAGCCGTCCCCGCCCTGGCCGGAGACGTCGCTGGGAAGCTCGACGACTGGCGTTTCGAGAGCGTCGAGCGTTGTGGAGACGATTTGCTCTTGACGGCGAAACTAAGCCCCGATGTTTAG
- a CDS encoding riboflavin synthase: MFSGLIGFRGTVVANEDRHGGRHLVISAPEAIADGIEPKDSVAINGVCLTATSVGKERIAFDIVPETVGRTTLSTLHEGDRVNVELSLKMGDRLGGHFVYGHVDAVAQILERRPEGQGERIVIATPPSLARYIIEKGYVAIDGVSLTIAAVDQNRFEIALIPETAARTTLGSRPAGKHVNVEVDPIARYALGEAPLPSLTG; the protein is encoded by the coding sequence ATGTTTAGCGGATTAATTGGATTTCGCGGTACCGTCGTTGCAAACGAGGATCGTCATGGTGGCCGCCATCTCGTCATTTCGGCTCCTGAGGCGATCGCGGACGGGATCGAGCCCAAAGACTCGGTTGCCATAAATGGCGTCTGCCTCACGGCGACCTCGGTCGGGAAAGAGCGGATCGCGTTCGATATCGTCCCTGAGACCGTCGGGCGCACGACACTGAGCACCCTGCACGAGGGCGACCGCGTCAACGTGGAGCTTTCGCTCAAGATGGGTGACCGTCTGGGCGGACACTTCGTCTACGGCCACGTCGATGCAGTGGCGCAGATCCTCGAACGCCGGCCCGAGGGCCAGGGCGAACGCATCGTTATCGCGACGCCGCCGTCCCTGGCGCGCTACATTATCGAGAAGGGCTACGTCGCGATCGACGGCGTCTCACTGACGATCGCCGCGGTCGATCAGAACCGCTTCGAGATCGCGCTGATCCCGGAGACCGCCGCCCGCACCACCCTCGGTAGCCGGCCGGCCGGCAAGCACGTCAACGTCGAGGTCGACCCGATCGCGCGCTACGCCCTCGGCGAAGCGCCCCTGCCCAGCCTTACGGGTTGA
- a CDS encoding bifunctional 3,4-dihydroxy-2-butanone-4-phosphate synthase/GTP cyclohydrolase II yields the protein MGQRFAEDLNEAMKAAGLTAAELAERSGLTEAAISLLRAGRRSPTLDSARRLSSVLPALAERLRSDMDTPNPFDAIESAIADVRAGKMVVVLDDEDRENEGDLVMAAQLVTADAINFMRKEGGGLICVPMLGERLDELHIPPMVRENSSLHETAFSVSVEARGRTTTGISAQDRAATIQALLDPTSRSTDFLRPGHTFPLRARDGGVLVRVGQTEAAVDLARLANLYPAGVICEIMDDDGTMMRLPALKEFAKKHQLKLITVKDLIAYRMRTEKLVERIAEFDLPTPFGVFRGYAYESKIDGIAHVALVMGDVGDGKDILVRVHSECLTGDALHSIRCDCGAQRDAALEKIAKAKRGVFLYLHQEGRGIGLANKLRAYALQDGGADTVEANLALGLPVDKRDYGIGSQILNDLGVREMKLLTNNPKKIAGLEGYGLRILEWIPLMTEPTEFNARYLDTKREKMGHVFTA from the coding sequence GTGGGACAACGTTTCGCAGAAGATCTGAACGAGGCCATGAAGGCAGCCGGTCTGACGGCTGCCGAGCTGGCTGAACGAAGCGGCCTAACCGAGGCCGCGATCTCGCTCTTGCGTGCCGGCCGTCGCTCGCCGACGCTCGATTCGGCGCGCCGGCTTTCTTCGGTACTGCCGGCTCTCGCCGAGCGGCTGCGTTCCGACATGGACACGCCGAACCCGTTCGACGCGATCGAATCCGCAATCGCCGACGTCCGGGCCGGCAAGATGGTCGTCGTCCTCGATGACGAGGATCGTGAAAACGAAGGCGATCTCGTTATGGCCGCGCAGCTCGTGACCGCTGACGCGATCAACTTCATGCGCAAAGAAGGCGGTGGACTGATCTGCGTGCCGATGCTCGGCGAACGGCTCGACGAGCTTCACATTCCGCCGATGGTCCGCGAAAATTCATCGCTGCACGAAACGGCCTTCTCAGTGTCCGTCGAAGCGCGGGGACGCACGACGACCGGGATCTCCGCGCAGGATCGCGCTGCGACGATTCAAGCGCTGCTGGATCCGACGTCGCGGTCGACGGATTTCTTGCGTCCCGGTCACACCTTTCCGTTACGTGCACGCGACGGCGGAGTGCTGGTACGCGTCGGGCAAACCGAAGCCGCGGTCGACCTTGCCCGGCTTGCGAATTTGTATCCCGCGGGCGTCATCTGCGAGATCATGGATGATGACGGAACGATGATGCGGCTACCGGCGTTAAAAGAGTTCGCGAAGAAGCACCAGCTCAAACTGATCACGGTCAAAGATCTGATTGCGTACCGCATGCGCACGGAAAAATTGGTCGAGCGTATTGCAGAATTCGATCTCCCGACGCCGTTCGGTGTTTTTCGCGGATATGCGTACGAAAGTAAGATCGATGGGATCGCGCACGTCGCACTCGTCATGGGCGACGTCGGCGACGGAAAAGACATTCTGGTACGCGTGCATTCGGAGTGCTTGACCGGCGATGCGCTGCACTCGATTCGATGCGATTGCGGCGCGCAGCGCGATGCGGCGCTCGAAAAGATCGCGAAAGCAAAACGCGGCGTTTTTCTCTACCTTCACCAGGAAGGCCGTGGAATCGGACTTGCCAACAAGCTGCGCGCGTACGCGTTGCAGGACGGCGGCGCCGATACGGTCGAGGCGAATCTCGCGCTCGGGCTTCCCGTCGACAAACGCGACTACGGCATCGGCTCGCAGATCCTCAACGATCTGGGTGTACGTGAGATGAAGCTGCTTACGAACAACCCGAAGAAAATCGCGGGGCTCGAAGGCTATGGCTTGCGCATCCTCGAGTGGATTCCGCTCATGACGGAGCCGACGGAATTCAACGCGCGCTACCTCGATACGAAACGCGAGAAGATGGGACACGTCTTCACCGCGTGA
- the ribH gene encoding 6,7-dimethyl-8-ribityllumazine synthase translates to MKIEERNTKSLPQISGKRIALLVARFYDDLAAQLEGGAQRALAACGVDATDVVTYDLPGCFEIPLAAKLAFERGFDACVALGVVIRGETPHFDYVAGECARGIMDAQLAAGKPIGFGILTTNTREQAEERADPERGDKGFEAAVAAATLLALPAA, encoded by the coding sequence GTGAAAATCGAAGAGCGCAATACCAAATCGCTGCCGCAAATCAGCGGAAAACGCATTGCTCTGCTGGTCGCGCGCTTCTACGACGATCTTGCAGCGCAGCTCGAAGGCGGCGCTCAACGTGCGCTGGCAGCCTGCGGCGTCGATGCAACCGACGTCGTGACATACGACCTTCCCGGCTGCTTTGAGATTCCACTCGCGGCGAAGCTCGCGTTCGAGCGCGGTTTCGATGCGTGTGTTGCACTAGGCGTTGTCATTCGCGGCGAGACGCCGCACTTCGATTACGTCGCCGGGGAATGTGCGCGCGGGATCATGGACGCTCAGCTCGCCGCCGGCAAGCCGATCGGCTTCGGAATCCTGACGACGAACACGCGCGAGCAAGCCGAAGAGCGCGCGGATCCCGAGCGTGGCGACAAGGGTTTCGAGGCCGCCGTGGCCGCTGCGACCCTCCTGGCGCTCCCGGCCGCCTAG
- the mtnA gene encoding S-methyl-5-thioribose-1-phosphate isomerase encodes MPHLLHGERAAARKGLTSDVPVAWDGDGIEFIDQRALPREFVVLKARNVDEVVDAIATLGVRGAPAIGVFGAYGCALAAQEHNGTELERAFARIRDARPTAVNLAWAVDRVRARADGDYLAEARVIHEEQIEIDRLIGESAIELFPSSGNILTHCNTGPLATAGGGTALGAIVAAYRSGKSIAVFACETRPLLQGARLTMYELGQAGVPATLIVDGAAAITMQQKDIQLVIVGADRIARNGDVANKIGTYAHAIAAAHHGIPFYVAAPRSTFDFSLASGDAIPIEERRAEEVRISEADKVYNPAFDVTPGRLVTAFITEYGVIRPPYFDSITDIETRPNFLAARRH; translated from the coding sequence TTGCCGCACCTGCTACACGGCGAACGCGCCGCAGCCCGTAAGGGCCTAACATCCGACGTTCCCGTCGCTTGGGACGGGGATGGAATTGAGTTCATCGATCAACGCGCGCTTCCGCGCGAGTTCGTCGTGCTCAAAGCGCGCAACGTCGATGAAGTCGTCGATGCGATAGCGACGCTTGGCGTCCGCGGCGCACCGGCGATTGGCGTCTTTGGTGCGTACGGCTGCGCGCTTGCGGCGCAAGAGCACAACGGGACCGAGCTGGAGCGGGCCTTCGCCCGTATCCGCGATGCGCGCCCGACTGCAGTCAATCTCGCGTGGGCGGTCGATCGCGTGCGTGCCCGCGCTGACGGTGACTATCTGGCCGAGGCGCGCGTGATTCACGAGGAGCAAATCGAGATCGACCGGCTCATCGGCGAATCGGCGATCGAGCTGTTCCCGAGCAGCGGCAACATACTGACGCACTGCAATACCGGGCCGCTCGCGACAGCCGGAGGCGGAACGGCGCTCGGCGCCATCGTCGCCGCCTATCGCAGCGGAAAGTCGATTGCGGTCTTCGCCTGCGAAACGCGGCCGCTGCTGCAAGGCGCGCGTTTGACGATGTACGAGCTTGGCCAAGCCGGCGTTCCGGCGACCTTGATCGTCGACGGGGCGGCCGCGATTACGATGCAACAGAAAGATATTCAGCTCGTCATCGTCGGCGCGGACCGTATCGCGCGCAACGGCGACGTCGCGAACAAGATCGGCACGTACGCGCATGCGATTGCGGCTGCACATCACGGCATTCCCTTCTACGTCGCGGCACCGCGCTCGACGTTCGATTTCTCACTCGCATCCGGCGACGCAATTCCGATCGAGGAACGCCGCGCCGAAGAAGTGCGCATCTCCGAGGCCGACAAAGTCTACAATCCCGCCTTCGACGTCACGCCGGGCCGATTAGTCACAGCGTTCATCACGGAGTACGGCGTCATCCGGCCACCGTATTTCGATAGCATCACGGATATTGAAACGCGCCCGAACTTCTTGGCGGCGAGGCGCCATTAA
- the purB gene encoding adenylosuccinate lyase translates to MNHESYTSPFAWRYGREELRKLFGERERRRLWRAVWVALAESQMRSGLVTEEELADIKAHANDIDIDAALAIEREIGHDLMAEIRVFSSQATVGGGKIHLGATSMDVEDTVEMFRVRKALDVILPSIDQLLLVFAESIARWSRLVCMGYTHVQPAEPTTVGYRLALYAQDVLLDRAHLHFVCDNLTAKGIRGAVGTSAAYADLLAGGTRTARQQEEEVLSAFNLRAGEVSSQTYPRKLDYLLLSALAGLGASLSKFALDVRILSSPAIGEMFEPFGERQVGSSAMPFKRNPILSERIGSLARLLPAYADVAFANAATNMLERTLDDSANRRTILPEALLCTDEIVGLAIRVARGLRLDEGRISQNLRTFGPFAGTETVMMIAAKAGANRQDLHEVIRRASMQAWEAIARGEVNPLARNLADDESISQYVDPAEIRSRLDPSTHVGDAAERAENLAKQIVETIATP, encoded by the coding sequence GTGAATCACGAATCATACACCTCACCGTTCGCATGGCGCTATGGACGCGAAGAGCTGCGCAAACTCTTTGGCGAGCGCGAACGGCGCCGGCTCTGGCGCGCAGTGTGGGTGGCGCTCGCGGAGTCGCAGATGCGAAGCGGGCTCGTGACGGAAGAAGAGCTGGCCGACATCAAAGCGCACGCAAACGATATCGACATCGATGCGGCGCTCGCGATCGAGCGCGAAATCGGCCACGATCTGATGGCCGAAATCCGCGTCTTCTCATCGCAGGCGACGGTCGGTGGCGGCAAGATTCACTTGGGCGCAACGTCGATGGACGTCGAGGACACCGTCGAGATGTTCCGAGTGCGCAAAGCGCTGGACGTCATCCTGCCGTCGATCGATCAGCTCTTGCTCGTCTTCGCCGAATCGATCGCGCGCTGGTCGCGGCTCGTCTGCATGGGATACACTCACGTGCAGCCGGCCGAACCGACGACCGTCGGATATCGGTTGGCGCTCTATGCGCAAGACGTACTCCTCGATCGTGCCCACCTGCACTTCGTTTGTGACAATCTCACGGCCAAGGGCATTCGTGGCGCCGTTGGGACGTCGGCCGCATATGCCGACTTGCTTGCCGGCGGCACGCGTACAGCGCGGCAACAAGAAGAAGAAGTCCTAAGCGCGTTCAATCTGCGGGCCGGCGAAGTCAGCTCGCAAACGTATCCGCGCAAGCTCGACTATTTACTACTCTCCGCGCTGGCCGGCCTGGGCGCATCGCTTTCGAAATTTGCGCTCGACGTGCGCATCCTCTCGTCACCCGCGATCGGCGAGATGTTCGAACCGTTCGGCGAACGCCAGGTCGGCAGCTCGGCGATGCCGTTCAAACGCAATCCGATTCTCTCCGAGCGGATCGGTTCGCTCGCACGGCTGCTGCCGGCCTACGCCGACGTGGCGTTCGCGAATGCGGCAACGAACATGCTCGAACGAACGCTCGACGACAGCGCGAACCGTCGCACGATTCTGCCGGAGGCGCTGCTCTGCACCGACGAGATCGTCGGCCTCGCAATCCGGGTCGCGCGTGGTCTGCGCCTCGACGAAGGTCGCATCTCGCAGAATCTGCGGACGTTCGGCCCCTTCGCCGGAACCGAAACGGTGATGATGATTGCGGCCAAGGCCGGTGCGAACCGCCAAGACCTGCACGAAGTAATCCGGCGCGCGTCGATGCAGGCGTGGGAGGCAATCGCGCGCGGCGAGGTCAACCCGTTGGCACGCAACCTCGCCGATGACGAGTCTATTTCGCAGTATGTCGACCCTGCGGAGATTCGTTCGCGGCTCGACCCCAGCACACACGTCGGAGACGCAGCGGAGCGGGCCGAAAACCTCGCAAAACAAATTGTGGAGACGATAGCAACACCGTGA
- a CDS encoding phosphoribosylaminoimidazolesuccinocarboxamide synthase — protein sequence MNKGLEITRGKTKALFESPEQPDVAIMKSMDSITAGDGARRNVIEGKGRLASQTTARVFRLLNLCGFPTHYISGGEDDDENEILVRRCQMIPLEVVVRGVAAGSYVKRKGMARGTLLLPRVLEFFIKDDANHDPLIEPEEIVARGVAAPGEIAAMGEIARMVFEVLAHAWRRRDVLLIDLKIEFGRLLSGEGKGSLVIADVVDNDAWRIWPQGREEMMLDKQMYRNLQAVTPEALDQVRTAYEKVADIVGSFPQMRTGMVALFAEDQRHLDAAGDVMRHVQGYGLPLGRHVASSAVTPQYVVQIVQQLDATFARLVYVSNGPPGLNAMMNGATTNLVVDATNQSPDVVAQSVAKAFALDDTVLFGRVMLTQANMRSALLQLDAQLNQPQATPPGAAIA from the coding sequence GTGAACAAAGGGCTGGAGATCACCCGCGGCAAGACCAAGGCGCTCTTCGAGTCGCCCGAGCAGCCGGACGTCGCGATCATGAAAAGCATGGACAGCATCACGGCCGGTGACGGCGCGCGGCGCAACGTGATCGAAGGCAAGGGCCGCTTGGCTTCACAGACGACGGCCCGCGTGTTCCGCTTGCTGAACTTGTGCGGTTTCCCGACGCACTATATCTCCGGCGGAGAGGACGACGACGAGAATGAGATTCTCGTGCGGCGTTGTCAGATGATTCCGCTCGAAGTCGTCGTGCGCGGCGTCGCCGCCGGCTCGTATGTGAAGCGCAAAGGGATGGCGCGCGGGACACTGCTCTTGCCGCGCGTCCTCGAGTTCTTCATTAAAGACGATGCGAACCACGATCCACTGATCGAGCCTGAAGAGATTGTCGCCCGCGGCGTCGCGGCTCCGGGTGAGATTGCTGCAATGGGCGAGATCGCACGCATGGTCTTCGAGGTGCTAGCGCACGCATGGCGCCGCCGCGACGTACTCTTGATCGACCTCAAGATCGAGTTCGGACGATTGCTGAGCGGCGAAGGAAAAGGCTCGCTCGTGATCGCGGACGTCGTCGACAACGATGCGTGGCGCATTTGGCCGCAAGGCCGCGAAGAGATGATGCTCGACAAGCAGATGTACCGGAATCTGCAGGCCGTTACGCCCGAAGCGCTGGATCAGGTTCGCACCGCGTACGAGAAAGTCGCCGATATCGTCGGCTCGTTCCCGCAAATGCGGACCGGAATGGTCGCGCTATTCGCCGAGGATCAACGTCATCTGGACGCTGCCGGCGACGTGATGCGTCACGTTCAAGGCTACGGACTTCCGCTGGGACGTCACGTTGCTTCGAGCGCCGTCACGCCGCAGTATGTCGTGCAAATCGTGCAGCAACTGGATGCGACGTTCGCGCGACTGGTCTACGTGAGCAACGGACCTCCGGGACTGAATGCGATGATGAACGGCGCGACGACGAATCTCGTCGTCGATGCGACGAACCAATCGCCGGATGTCGTAGCGCAGAGCGTCGCTAAAGCCTTTGCGCTTGACGATACGGTGCTCTTTGGTCGCGTGATGCTCACGCAAGCCAATATGCGTTCGGCGTTGCTGCAGCTCGATGCGCAGCTCAACCAACCGCAGGCGACGCCTCCGGGCGCTGCGATTGCTTGA
- the purL gene encoding phosphoribosylformylglycinamidine synthase subunit PurL — MRSSTNRRRRLRALRLLDVNDHALPLALSPDERERVKRGLGREPSVVEWFAFDAQWSEHCSYKSSRPFLRRLPTSGDAVIIGPGEDAGVVRLGEHEGKTYAVVVAHESHNHPSQVVPFEGAATGIGGIVRDVLCMGAQLIGVADPLRFGTSKESRAIAQGVVDGVASYGNAIGIPNVGGDVYFDNRFDDNVLVNVVALGIVEESAIIHSSAPRESIGWDIVLVGKATDRSGFGGASFSSLQLDAADAEANKGAVQVPDAFLKSVLMRASYRVFEVLREEGLEVAFKDLGAGGVMGCSAEIVASGGLGARIELDKVPLAESNLPPAVITVGETQERMCWVVPPSFTPRLLAIYNEEFDLPGVARGAQAARIGTVTQEKRYVATYGGETVMDVDIEFLTGGILHDRPFELPQAPKGNAVVRDVDLAEALPRILADHDVCSRSPIFERYDGVVRGTTAIPRGYADAGVVVPVPGAPLGVALGLGGNPRYGALDPKRAAGQAVVESARNVAAVGARPVALTDCLNFGDADDPHQFGEFVAAIEGLAQAATALDLPFISGNVSLYNTSANGKAVPASPIVACIGAIADISKIASPALKAKGSSLYLLGPRQDALGASIVSRIVGGDLEPMPELDFDEAHREIALLLDAYAKRVILGAHDISDGGLAVVVCEMAFGARRRGLGARIDASDLWAKEIGTAGAWFGETGGFVVEVADVAAWGKLARAHDLRPARIGEVTDDSRIHLGETSFDAMTLFEVWAAPLRGFYDASEEAP; from the coding sequence ATGCGCAGCTCAACCAACCGCAGGCGACGCCTCCGGGCGCTGCGATTGCTTGACGTAAACGATCACGCCCTGCCCCTGGCGCTCTCGCCGGATGAACGCGAGCGCGTCAAACGCGGTCTAGGCCGCGAGCCTAGCGTCGTCGAGTGGTTCGCATTCGATGCGCAATGGAGCGAGCATTGCTCGTATAAGTCGAGCCGTCCGTTCTTGCGCCGTTTGCCGACAAGCGGGGACGCGGTCATCATCGGTCCCGGTGAGGATGCGGGCGTCGTCCGTCTGGGAGAGCACGAAGGCAAAACGTACGCCGTCGTCGTCGCGCATGAATCGCACAATCATCCTTCGCAAGTCGTCCCGTTCGAGGGCGCGGCGACGGGAATCGGGGGGATCGTCCGTGACGTGCTGTGTATGGGTGCGCAGCTGATCGGCGTCGCCGACCCGCTGCGTTTCGGCACGAGCAAAGAATCGCGCGCGATCGCGCAAGGCGTCGTCGACGGCGTTGCATCCTACGGCAATGCGATCGGGATTCCGAACGTTGGCGGTGACGTTTACTTCGACAATCGCTTTGATGACAACGTGCTCGTCAACGTCGTGGCGCTCGGGATCGTTGAGGAGAGCGCAATTATCCATTCAAGCGCGCCGCGCGAGAGTATTGGTTGGGACATCGTCCTGGTCGGAAAAGCAACGGATCGCAGCGGCTTCGGCGGTGCATCGTTTAGCTCGTTGCAGCTTGACGCTGCTGATGCGGAAGCCAACAAGGGCGCCGTGCAAGTACCGGACGCGTTTCTCAAGAGCGTCTTGATGCGCGCGAGCTATCGCGTCTTTGAGGTGCTGCGGGAAGAAGGGCTCGAGGTAGCATTCAAAGATCTTGGCGCGGGCGGCGTGATGGGCTGCAGCGCAGAGATTGTTGCGTCCGGTGGACTCGGTGCGCGCATCGAGCTCGACAAGGTTCCGCTCGCGGAGTCAAATCTGCCGCCGGCGGTTATTACGGTGGGTGAGACGCAGGAGCGCATGTGTTGGGTCGTTCCCCCGTCGTTCACGCCGCGCTTGCTCGCGATCTATAACGAAGAGTTCGATCTGCCCGGGGTCGCACGCGGTGCGCAAGCCGCGCGAATTGGCACGGTCACGCAAGAAAAACGTTACGTCGCGACCTATGGCGGTGAGACTGTCATGGACGTCGACATCGAGTTTCTCACTGGCGGCATCTTGCACGATCGCCCTTTCGAGCTGCCACAGGCGCCAAAGGGGAACGCGGTCGTTCGGGATGTCGATCTCGCCGAAGCGTTACCGCGGATTCTTGCGGATCATGACGTGTGTTCGCGCTCGCCGATCTTCGAACGCTACGACGGCGTCGTTCGCGGCACGACGGCAATTCCGCGCGGTTACGCCGATGCCGGCGTCGTCGTTCCCGTCCCCGGCGCGCCACTCGGTGTCGCGCTCGGTTTAGGCGGCAATCCCCGCTACGGCGCGCTCGATCCGAAACGTGCGGCGGGCCAAGCCGTCGTCGAAAGCGCTCGCAACGTCGCAGCGGTCGGCGCGCGTCCGGTTGCGCTCACGGATTGCTTGAATTTCGGCGACGCCGACGATCCACATCAGTTCGGTGAGTTCGTTGCGGCTATTGAGGGTCTCGCGCAAGCAGCAACGGCGCTGGACCTCCCATTCATTTCCGGCAATGTCAGCCTCTACAACACGAGCGCGAACGGAAAGGCGGTTCCCGCATCGCCGATCGTCGCGTGCATCGGCGCGATCGCGGACATCTCGAAGATCGCTTCGCCGGCGCTTAAAGCCAAAGGCTCGTCCTTATATTTGCTCGGTCCGCGTCAGGACGCGCTTGGTGCTTCGATCGTTTCGCGCATCGTCGGCGGCGATCTCGAACCGATGCCGGAACTCGATTTCGACGAAGCGCATCGCGAAATTGCGCTGTTGCTCGATGCCTACGCGAAGCGCGTTATTCTAGGTGCCCACGACATCTCGGATGGGGGTCTCGCGGTGGTGGTATGTGAGATGGCGTTCGGAGCACGCCGGCGCGGGTTAGGTGCGCGCATCGACGCGTCTGACCTATGGGCCAAAGAAATTGGAACCGCGGGTGCATGGTTCGGTGAGACGGGCGGATTCGTCGTAGAGGTCGCCGATGTTGCGGCTTGGGGGAAGCTCGCGCGTGCGCACGATCTTAGGCCGGCTCGTATCGGCGAAGTCACCGATGACTCGCGCATCCATCTCGGAGAGACGTCGTTCGATGCCATGACGCTGTTCGAAGTCTGGGCTGCACCGCTGCGCGGCTTCTACGATGCCTCGGAGGAGGCGCCGTGA